From Natranaerovirga hydrolytica, the proteins below share one genomic window:
- the nadC gene encoding carboxylating nicotinate-nucleotide diphosphorylase yields MTEELQIKKIIKNALLEDIGTGDITTNTIINKEATISGKILAKEEGIICGTQIFKWVFETIDPTVEIAFNFSDGDSIKKNDLIGKVKGNTRSILTAERVALNFLQRLSGISTKTAFLVTQINNTHTKITDTRKTTPGLRILEKYAVKIGGGVNHRFNLSDGILIKDNHIKGAMGIRNAVKKAKENAPHTLKIEVEVETIEQVKEALEAKADGIMLDNMSLETMKKAVEIIDKKALTEASGNMDGKDIQQIANMGINYISIGGLTHTIKALDISLKF; encoded by the coding sequence ATGACAGAAGAATTGCAAATAAAAAAAATAATAAAAAATGCTTTGTTAGAAGATATTGGAACGGGAGATATTACGACAAATACTATAATTAATAAGGAAGCTACAATAAGTGGAAAAATATTGGCTAAAGAAGAGGGTATTATATGTGGTACACAGATATTTAAGTGGGTATTTGAAACCATTGATCCTACTGTAGAAATTGCTTTTAATTTTAGTGATGGGGATTCAATTAAGAAAAATGATTTAATCGGTAAGGTTAAAGGCAATACAAGAAGCATATTAACGGCAGAACGCGTGGCACTCAATTTTTTACAAAGGCTTTCAGGTATTTCTACGAAAACAGCTTTTTTAGTAACACAGATAAACAATACCCATACTAAAATTACAGACACTAGAAAAACCACACCAGGACTGAGAATATTGGAAAAATATGCAGTCAAAATAGGTGGAGGTGTTAACCATCGCTTTAATTTATCAGATGGTATACTTATAAAAGACAATCATATTAAAGGTGCAATGGGCATAAGGAATGCAGTCAAAAAAGCAAAAGAAAACGCACCTCATACGTTAAAAATAGAAGTAGAAGTTGAAACAATAGAGCAAGTAAAGGAAGCATTAGAAGCAAAAGCAGATGGTATTATGTTAGATAACATGAGTCTTGAAACAATGAAAAAAGCTGTTGAAATAATTGATAAAAAAGCTTTAACAGAAGCATCGGGTAACATGGATGGTAAAGACATACAGCAAATAGCTAATATGGGTATCAACTACATATCTATAGGCGGATTAACTCACACCATAAAAGCATTAGATATTAGTTTGAAGTTTTAA
- the nadB gene encoding L-aspartate oxidase gives MDRYIFQDSLNPLEKYPYDVLIVGSGIAGIYTALSLDENIKCAILSKGDTKHTNSWLAQGGVASVLLEEDSKEQHYIDTINAGAGICNKEAVKILVEEGPNAIKILMQMNIPFDLCEEGRLHITQEGGHSNKRIIHCGGDATGRIILEHLKKIALQRPNITFIDNTFLVDILTENQKAKGVIGLDKNFKIYEASNIVIASGGIGQIYEHTTNPKTATGDGIAAAMRAGVKVNHMEFVQFHPTALYQDNGNKQVFLISEALRGEGAKLRNIKEERFMEGIHPMKELAPRDIVARAIINQLNKQKEQYVYLDITSKTKDYLKQRFPNIYKECKKAKIDMDKDYIKVHPVQHYFMGGIQTDIYGKTNLEGIYACGEAACTGVHGANRLASNSLLECLVFGKRCALDINNRIVIPKPYQGIKKTIHINKDTEDNKKRHYKKEIQTIMTHHGGVVRNEKSIKQALSKMEHLINHLKKDKIDTINWIESYNMALISYEILKSALKRKENIGSHYLSN, from the coding sequence ATGGACAGATACATATTCCAAGATTCACTTAATCCATTAGAAAAATACCCATACGATGTGTTGATTGTTGGATCGGGAATTGCCGGCATATATACAGCTTTGTCACTTGATGAAAATATTAAATGTGCTATTTTATCTAAAGGAGATACAAAACATACCAACTCGTGGCTAGCTCAAGGTGGGGTTGCGTCTGTTTTGCTAGAAGAAGATTCAAAAGAACAGCATTATATCGATACAATTAACGCAGGAGCAGGAATTTGTAATAAAGAAGCAGTGAAAATATTAGTAGAAGAAGGCCCAAATGCTATTAAAATTTTAATGCAGATGAATATACCCTTTGACTTGTGCGAAGAAGGCAGACTCCATATTACCCAAGAAGGCGGTCATTCTAACAAAAGAATCATTCACTGTGGAGGCGATGCCACAGGAAGAATCATATTAGAACATCTCAAAAAAATAGCATTACAAAGACCCAATATAACTTTTATAGACAATACTTTTTTGGTGGACATATTAACTGAGAATCAAAAAGCAAAAGGGGTTATTGGTCTTGATAAAAACTTTAAAATATACGAAGCATCTAATATTGTCATTGCATCAGGAGGCATTGGACAAATATATGAACATACGACAAATCCTAAAACAGCTACAGGAGATGGTATTGCTGCTGCTATGAGAGCGGGCGTTAAAGTGAATCATATGGAATTTGTGCAATTTCATCCAACGGCATTATACCAAGACAATGGAAACAAACAAGTTTTTCTCATTTCAGAAGCATTAAGAGGAGAAGGGGCGAAGTTAAGAAATATAAAAGAAGAAAGGTTTATGGAAGGCATTCATCCAATGAAAGAGCTTGCTCCAAGAGATATTGTAGCAAGAGCAATTATTAATCAACTGAACAAACAAAAAGAACAATATGTATACTTGGACATAACCTCAAAAACAAAAGACTACCTAAAACAAAGATTTCCAAACATATACAAAGAATGCAAGAAAGCAAAGATTGACATGGATAAAGACTATATAAAAGTACATCCAGTACAACATTATTTTATGGGAGGGATACAAACGGATATCTATGGCAAGACCAATCTGGAAGGAATATATGCCTGTGGAGAAGCAGCTTGTACAGGCGTTCACGGCGCCAATCGTTTGGCAAGCAATTCCTTGTTAGAATGCTTGGTATTTGGCAAAAGGTGTGCCCTTGATATTAATAATCGTATTGTCATACCCAAGCCTTATCAAGGCATTAAAAAGACAATACATATAAACAAGGATACGGAGGACAATAAAAAAAGGCATTACAAGAAAGAAATACAAACAATAATGACCCATCATGGCGGTGTTGTACGAAATGAAAAATCAATAAAACAAGCACTGTCCAAGATGGAGCACCTCATTAACCATTTAAAAAAAGACAAAATTGACACCATAAACTGGATAGAAAGTTACAATATGGCGTTGATTTCATATGAAATCTTAAAAAGCGCTCTTAAACGCAAAGAAAATATTGGTTCGCATTACTTATCAAACTAA
- a CDS encoding bifunctional 2-keto-4-hydroxyglutarate aldolase/2-keto-3-deoxy-6-phosphogluconate aldolase, protein MDMSKYETLKRISDVGVVAVVRAENEDEASKIAEACIKGGIPAIEVTFTVPGAHKVIESLKERFSSEELIVGAGTVLDSETARIAILAGSEYIVSPGFDLETAKLCNKYQVPYMPGCITITEILTAMEAGADVIKIFPGNMVGPGYIKAVKGPLPQSVLMPTGGVSLDNVDQWIKNGCVAVGVGGALTAPAKTGNYEEVTNLAKQYVAKVKEARQ, encoded by the coding sequence ATGGACATGTCGAAGTATGAAACACTAAAAAGGATATCAGATGTTGGTGTAGTTGCTGTAGTAAGAGCTGAAAATGAAGATGAAGCAAGTAAGATTGCAGAAGCTTGTATTAAAGGCGGTATACCAGCTATAGAAGTTACTTTTACAGTTCCAGGTGCTCACAAGGTTATAGAATCTTTAAAAGAAAGATTCTCATCAGAAGAGTTAATCGTAGGAGCAGGTACTGTTTTAGATAGTGAAACAGCGAGGATTGCTATATTGGCTGGATCTGAATATATAGTATCTCCGGGATTTGATCTTGAAACTGCAAAATTATGTAACAAATACCAAGTGCCATATATGCCAGGCTGTATAACAATTACTGAAATATTAACGGCAATGGAAGCAGGAGCAGATGTTATTAAGATATTCCCAGGTAATATGGTAGGTCCAGGATACATTAAAGCAGTAAAAGGACCTCTTCCACAATCGGTGCTTATGCCGACGGGAGGCGTTAGTCTTGACAATGTAGATCAATGGATTAAAAATGGTTGTGTTGCAGTTGGTGTAGGCGGTGCGCTTACAGCTCCAGCTAAAACTGGCAACTATGAAGAAGTTACTAACTTAGCAAAACAATATGTGGCTAAAGTTAAAGAAGCAAGACAATAA
- the ablB gene encoding putative beta-lysine N-acetyltransferase, producing MDAIETMGKQSVIQHGKHNDRIYLMKLSREDMPEILDQLNKKSQDEGYSKIFAKVPEDQKEAFIENGFKIEAKVPKMLKGKEDIYFLGKYLKSWRREDKDNTLEEVIQSSLSKKDKFVNVVLDRDFTMRKLEKKDCKEMAEVYRVVFETYPFPIHDYKYLQQTMEENFVYFGVYKNNELVGISSCEMDEKDSNVEMTDFATLPEYRGNKIALYLLNIMEVEMKKRNIKTAYTIARGVSFGMNITFAKMGYDYTGSLIKNTNIAGKFETMNVWYKSLS from the coding sequence ATGGATGCAATTGAAACCATGGGCAAACAATCGGTTATTCAACATGGTAAGCACAATGATCGCATTTACTTGATGAAATTAAGTCGAGAAGATATGCCTGAGATTTTAGACCAACTTAATAAGAAATCTCAAGATGAAGGGTATTCGAAAATATTTGCAAAAGTACCAGAAGATCAAAAAGAGGCATTTATAGAAAATGGTTTCAAAATAGAAGCAAAAGTTCCTAAGATGCTAAAAGGAAAAGAAGATATTTATTTCCTAGGCAAATATTTAAAATCTTGGAGACGAGAAGATAAAGACAATACTTTAGAAGAAGTAATCCAGTCTTCCTTATCTAAAAAAGACAAATTTGTAAATGTGGTATTAGACAGAGATTTTACAATGAGAAAATTAGAAAAAAAAGATTGTAAGGAAATGGCAGAGGTGTATCGAGTGGTATTTGAAACATACCCTTTTCCAATACATGACTATAAATATTTACAACAAACAATGGAAGAAAATTTTGTTTATTTTGGTGTATATAAAAACAATGAATTGGTAGGGATTTCTTCTTGTGAAATGGACGAAAAGGATTCAAATGTAGAAATGACAGACTTTGCTACTTTACCAGAATACAGAGGAAATAAAATCGCACTTTATCTCCTTAATATAATGGAAGTAGAAATGAAAAAAAGAAATATAAAGACAGCATATACCATTGCAAGAGGGGTTTCCTTTGGTATGAATATCACCTTTGCTAAAATGGGATATGACTATACAGGAAGCTTAATAAAAAACACGAATATCGCTGGGAAATTTGAAACAATGAATGTTTGGTATAAATCACTAAGTTAA
- a CDS encoding EAL domain-containing protein, translating to MESGYQSALIALDTIEDCVIITDEKGIIINANKALEKFLSVTKKELVKKNLEEFITFSKDKNQNEKVSLTSVLEKNQKVDVICADRHDDELVFVDGKITPIKEKQIMGTVITFKEFGKDKDLINKLYTQARQDTLTGLPNRLAFEEGIKGLLEGRKIDAKQYALLYLDLDQFKIINDTCGHFAGDQFLKQIALLMKKSIRDTDLIGRLGGDEFGILLKNINATNACKIAGKICEVIKNYRFIWDGKIFTTGVSIGIVMITDESNDFETILNYADRGCYISKEKGGNTYQIYYECNDKAIANQNGEVMWIPLIYSAIEEDKFELHYQPIVATNDKEDMSYEVLLRLRNKEGDLIYPGAFFSMAQRYNIMCDIDFWVINKFFEHIHDLYKSETMDHTQRFNLNISGASLTNEKILECIEEKIDSSCMNANQLCFEISETIAISHYSKAKDFINQLKKIGCKLALDNFGTGLTTFEYIKNLNIDYLKIDGSFTNNIAKNKVNYTMVSSIKEIATLMNIKTVAQCVENKEVYQAVKDIGIDYIQGYYISKPIGLRKTNE from the coding sequence ATGGAGAGTGGGTATCAAAGCGCTTTGATTGCATTGGATACTATTGAGGACTGCGTTATCATAACAGATGAAAAGGGTATAATAATCAATGCAAATAAAGCATTAGAAAAATTTCTTTCGGTAACAAAAAAAGAGCTTGTTAAAAAAAATCTAGAAGAATTTATTACATTTAGTAAAGATAAAAATCAAAATGAAAAAGTATCCTTAACATCCGTTTTAGAAAAAAACCAAAAAGTGGATGTTATTTGTGCGGATAGACATGATGATGAACTGGTTTTTGTTGATGGTAAAATAACACCGATAAAAGAAAAACAGATTATGGGTACGGTCATTACCTTTAAAGAGTTTGGTAAAGACAAAGATTTGATTAATAAGTTATACACTCAAGCAAGACAAGATACACTAACGGGTTTGCCTAATCGGCTTGCGTTTGAAGAAGGTATTAAAGGGTTATTAGAAGGACGTAAAATAGATGCAAAGCAATATGCGTTATTATATTTGGATTTAGACCAATTTAAAATTATTAATGATACTTGCGGACACTTTGCAGGGGACCAATTCTTAAAACAAATCGCATTATTAATGAAAAAAAGCATTCGAGATACTGATTTGATAGGAAGGTTGGGCGGCGATGAATTTGGTATTCTTTTAAAAAATATTAATGCCACCAATGCTTGTAAAATAGCTGGAAAAATTTGTGAAGTGATTAAGAATTATCGCTTTATTTGGGATGGAAAAATATTTACTACAGGTGTTAGCATTGGCATTGTTATGATTACAGACGAATCTAATGATTTTGAAACCATATTAAATTATGCAGATAGAGGATGTTATATTTCAAAAGAAAAAGGAGGCAACACCTATCAAATTTATTATGAATGCAATGATAAAGCAATAGCCAATCAAAATGGAGAAGTAATGTGGATTCCACTCATTTATTCTGCAATAGAAGAAGATAAGTTTGAATTACATTATCAGCCCATCGTTGCAACAAATGATAAAGAAGATATGAGTTATGAAGTGCTTTTGAGATTAAGAAACAAAGAAGGTGATTTGATTTATCCCGGGGCTTTTTTTTCAATGGCTCAAAGATATAACATTATGTGTGACATTGATTTTTGGGTAATCAATAAATTTTTTGAACACATTCACGACTTATACAAGAGTGAAACGATGGATCATACTCAAAGATTCAATCTTAATATCTCTGGTGCATCATTAACTAATGAAAAAATCTTAGAGTGTATAGAAGAAAAGATAGATAGTAGTTGTATGAATGCCAATCAGCTGTGTTTTGAAATCTCAGAAACCATTGCCATATCCCATTATTCTAAAGCAAAAGATTTTATTAATCAGTTAAAAAAAATAGGTTGTAAACTGGCTTTAGATAACTTTGGAACTGGTTTAACCACATTTGAATATATAAAAAATCTTAATATCGATTATTTAAAGATTGATGGTAGCTTTACAAATAACATAGCGAAAAACAAAGTGAATTATACAATGGTATCTTCTATTAAAGAAATTGCTACGCTAATGAATATAAAAACAGTTGCTCAATGTGTAGAAAATAAAGAAGTGTATCAAGCGGTTAAGGATATAGGAATAGATTATATTCAAGGATATTATATTAGCAAACCCATTGGGTTAAGAAAAACCAATGAGTAA
- a CDS encoding carbohydrate ABC transporter permease encodes MSNRKIAPYIFLIPWVIGMLIFRLYPFANSLRLSFMRYRLMSPNNRFIGLDNYIRMFTTDRTFKLSLEATLKYVLLTVPLVLVFSLFVAFVLNFKLKFINFFRTAYYIPSILGGNVAIVTLWQFLFETRGLINTLITSLGGTPVRWYTDPNLAMLVMSLLRAWQFGSTMVIFLAALQNVPKSLYEAGAIDGASKLRMFFAITIPIITPVILFNFVMRTVNAFQEFNSSYLITQGGPNYATYLLNVYIYETAFRRNLNMGYASALSWVLFVLIMILTAIVFRSSKYWVHYSD; translated from the coding sequence ATGAGTAACAGAAAAATTGCACCTTATATATTTTTGATACCATGGGTAATCGGTATGCTTATATTTCGATTATACCCATTTGCTAATTCTTTAAGATTAAGTTTTATGAGATACAGATTAATGTCACCTAACAACCGTTTTATTGGTTTAGACAACTATATTAGAATGTTTACAACTGATAGAACATTTAAGTTGTCATTAGAAGCGACATTAAAGTACGTTTTGCTAACAGTGCCACTTGTGTTGGTTTTTTCACTGTTTGTAGCATTCGTTCTTAACTTTAAGTTAAAATTCATTAATTTCTTTAGAACAGCATATTATATTCCATCTATTTTAGGTGGTAATGTAGCAATCGTTACATTATGGCAATTCTTATTCGAAACAAGAGGTCTTATTAATACGCTTATTACATCACTTGGTGGAACTCCAGTTAGATGGTATACGGATCCGAATTTGGCTATGTTGGTTATGAGTTTACTAAGGGCTTGGCAGTTTGGTTCCACAATGGTTATTTTCTTAGCGGCACTTCAAAATGTTCCAAAATCATTATATGAGGCAGGCGCTATTGATGGAGCATCTAAACTTAGAATGTTCTTTGCCATTACTATACCAATTATTACTCCAGTTATTTTGTTTAACTTTGTTATGAGAACAGTTAATGCGTTCCAAGAATTTAACAGTTCATACTTAATTACACAAGGTGGACCTAACTATGCAACATACCTATTAAATGTGTATATCTATGAAACTGCGTTTAGAAGAAACCTTAATATGGGTTATGCTTCGGCGTTATCTTGGGTACTATTCGTATTGATTATGATACTTACTGCAATAGTATTCCGTTCATCAAAATACTGGGTTCATTATTCAGATTAG
- a CDS encoding carbohydrate ABC transporter permease, translating into MDIKTRRKINAFVRYVILVLVGVIMLYPLFWLFSATFKENHEIFTSAGLWPENGLSDWSAWGRAWHFNTGYTFWDHFMNSLKFLVPRTIFTILSSIVTGYAVARFNFKGKKIVFMLIIATLLMPNVIFMIPLYLFWNALGLINTPYPLWVDALFATNSFFVFMMIQFYRTIPRELDEASIVDGCNSLQTLFYILVPILKPIVITVGVLTFMWGMNDYLGPLIYITRMNLLPLSVALRTAIDAESSADYSKVYAMSFLAIIPALAIFGFAQRYFIDGVATTGSKG; encoded by the coding sequence GTGGATATAAAAACGAGAAGAAAAATAAACGCTTTTGTAAGATATGTTATACTTGTTTTAGTTGGTGTAATTATGTTATACCCACTATTTTGGCTATTTAGTGCAACGTTTAAAGAAAATCATGAGATTTTTACATCAGCAGGCTTATGGCCAGAAAATGGTTTGTCTGACTGGAGTGCTTGGGGTAGAGCTTGGCACTTTAATACAGGTTACACATTCTGGGATCACTTTATGAATTCTTTAAAATTCTTAGTACCTAGAACAATATTTACAATTTTATCATCAATCGTTACAGGTTATGCAGTTGCTAGATTTAATTTTAAAGGTAAAAAAATTGTTTTTATGCTTATTATAGCGACTTTATTAATGCCTAACGTTATCTTTATGATTCCATTATACTTATTCTGGAATGCATTAGGATTAATTAATACACCATATCCATTATGGGTAGATGCATTATTCGCAACAAATTCTTTCTTTGTATTTATGATGATTCAGTTCTACAGAACGATACCAAGAGAATTAGATGAGGCATCAATCGTGGATGGATGTAATTCATTACAAACCCTATTTTATATTTTAGTACCTATCCTAAAACCGATTGTTATTACCGTTGGGGTTTTAACATTTATGTGGGGTATGAACGACTATTTAGGGCCATTAATCTATATCACAAGAATGAACTTATTACCATTGTCTGTAGCGCTTAGAACAGCTATTGATGCTGAATCATCAGCAGATTATAGTAAAGTTTATGCAATGTCATTCTTAGCAATTATTCCAGCATTAGCAATATTTGGATTTGCTCAAAGATACTTCATAGACGGTGTAGCTACAACAGGATCAAAAGGATAA
- a CDS encoding ABC transporter substrate-binding protein — MKKLLALMIVLVLTLSFVGCGGDDDTTVTPDPGTQGGVQEPADDDEEIEIRFSWWGGDSRHEATIEAINMFEEANPNITVVPEYTAWSGHFERISAQLTANDEADLMQINFNWFYNFSPDGNRFVDLFTMDEYLDLSNWPEESYDAIVIDGKLQGVPTSIGSRVYYVNQTPFDEAGIDIPETWDDLMAAGQTFQEKLGPDYYPLGNIGYTDDLPLMTFGYLAQKYGKDIIGEDNEMTYTVEELADGFEFVQALLDNNVIPGFHDDSAEKNHENPNWIQGRYAAVYNWPSSISRYVENLDPSIEPNIVAAPYFKLSDDQLHSGAFNKVGMAFSISPNSDHPEAAAKLLNFLYTDEDAVVAQGLERAVPANRAAEQILADHGMLEGIEYEGEQLIAEYDDMYTFHPFYEDNTVKLIYNDIFEQFVAAEGAMTPEEAAEEIINNIGFAIQDAMDN; from the coding sequence ATGAAAAAATTATTAGCATTAATGATCGTGTTGGTATTAACATTATCATTCGTTGGTTGTGGAGGAGACGATGACACTACAGTTACTCCAGATCCTGGAACTCAAGGTGGGGTGCAAGAACCTGCTGACGATGATGAAGAGATTGAAATTAGATTCTCATGGTGGGGTGGTGACTCACGTCACGAAGCTACTATAGAAGCGATTAACATGTTTGAAGAAGCTAACCCTAACATCACAGTTGTTCCTGAGTACACAGCTTGGTCAGGACATTTTGAAAGAATTTCAGCTCAGTTAACTGCAAATGATGAAGCGGATTTAATGCAAATCAACTTCAACTGGTTCTACAATTTCTCACCAGATGGTAATAGATTTGTAGACTTATTCACAATGGATGAGTACTTAGATTTATCAAATTGGCCAGAAGAGTCTTATGATGCAATTGTAATTGATGGTAAACTTCAAGGTGTTCCAACAAGTATTGGTTCAAGAGTTTATTATGTAAATCAAACGCCATTTGACGAAGCTGGAATTGATATTCCAGAAACTTGGGATGATTTAATGGCTGCTGGTCAAACGTTCCAAGAAAAATTAGGACCAGATTACTACCCATTAGGAAACATTGGTTATACTGATGACCTTCCACTTATGACATTTGGTTATTTAGCTCAAAAATATGGAAAAGATATTATTGGTGAAGATAATGAAATGACTTACACTGTAGAAGAGTTAGCTGACGGATTTGAATTCGTTCAAGCATTACTTGACAACAATGTAATTCCAGGGTTCCATGATGACTCAGCAGAGAAAAACCATGAAAATCCAAACTGGATTCAAGGTAGATATGCTGCAGTATACAACTGGCCATCATCAATAAGTAGATATGTAGAGAACTTAGACCCATCAATTGAGCCTAATATTGTTGCAGCTCCTTACTTTAAGTTAAGTGATGACCAATTACACAGTGGTGCATTTAACAAAGTTGGTATGGCATTCTCAATTAGCCCTAACTCAGACCATCCAGAAGCAGCAGCTAAATTATTAAACTTCTTATACACTGATGAAGATGCTGTTGTTGCTCAAGGATTAGAAAGAGCAGTTCCAGCAAATAGAGCTGCAGAGCAAATTTTAGCAGATCATGGAATGTTAGAAGGAATCGAATACGAAGGTGAGCAATTAATCGCTGAGTATGATGATATGTATACTTTCCACCCATTCTATGAAGACAATACTGTAAAATTAATATACAATGATATTTTTGAGCAATTTGTTGCAGCAGAAGGGGCTATGACTCCAGAAGAAGCAGCTGAAGAAATCATTAATAACATTGGATTTGCAATTCAAGATGCAATGGATAACTAA
- the ablA gene encoding lysine 2,3-aminomutase — protein MSTQARYKKSDWQDWKWQLKNSINTIEQLEDITGIELEKDEKEELKETVDQFPLSITPYYLSLIDVKDFRDDPVYKQAIPGVHELVIEKGDMEDPLSEDSDSPVPGITHRYPDRVLFHISNVCSMYCRHCTRKRKVGDVDHIPNKDILLEGIAYIKEHPQVRDVLLSGGDPLMLDDDYLDWVLTQIRAIPHVEVIRIGTRMPVVLPYRITDELVDMIKKHHPVWINTHFNHPKEFTNASKRALAKLADGGIPLGNQSVLLAGVNDCPRIMKKLVHTLVKNRVRPYYLYQCDLSEGLTHFRTPVGKGIEIMESLIGHTSGFAVPTYVIDAPGGGGKIPVMPNYIVSWSTNKVVLRNYEGVITTYKEPDSYESIFCDRKCNDCKLPLKLDEGQEFEAVGVTKLLSDYDKSISLIPEDNARHQLRESYEDNE, from the coding sequence ATGAGTACACAAGCAAGATATAAAAAAAGCGATTGGCAAGATTGGAAATGGCAACTTAAAAACTCCATTAATACCATTGAACAATTAGAAGATATAACAGGTATAGAGCTAGAAAAAGATGAAAAAGAAGAATTAAAAGAAACCGTGGATCAATTTCCATTATCAATTACACCATATTACCTTTCATTAATTGATGTAAAGGACTTTAGAGATGATCCAGTATACAAACAAGCCATTCCAGGAGTCCATGAATTGGTTATTGAAAAAGGAGATATGGAAGATCCGTTATCAGAGGATTCAGATAGTCCAGTACCAGGTATAACACACAGATATCCAGATAGGGTGTTGTTTCATATAAGTAATGTCTGTTCAATGTATTGTAGACATTGTACACGAAAAAGAAAAGTTGGAGATGTTGATCATATTCCAAACAAAGACATATTACTAGAAGGAATAGCTTATATAAAAGAGCATCCACAAGTAAGAGACGTGTTGCTTTCAGGTGGAGATCCGTTGATGTTAGATGACGATTATTTGGACTGGGTACTTACACAAATTAGAGCAATACCTCATGTAGAAGTTATTAGAATTGGTACGAGAATGCCAGTGGTATTGCCTTATAGAATTACTGATGAATTAGTAGATATGATTAAGAAACATCATCCAGTATGGATTAACACACATTTTAATCACCCAAAAGAATTTACCAATGCATCAAAAAGAGCGTTAGCAAAATTAGCAGACGGTGGTATACCATTAGGCAATCAAAGTGTATTATTAGCAGGTGTGAATGACTGTCCAAGAATTATGAAAAAATTGGTGCATACTCTAGTTAAAAATAGAGTTAGACCGTATTATTTATATCAATGTGACTTATCGGAAGGGTTAACCCATTTTAGAACGCCAGTTGGAAAAGGTATAGAAATAATGGAAAGTTTAATTGGGCATACCAGTGGATTTGCTGTGCCAACTTATGTTATTGATGCACCAGGTGGTGGTGGTAAAATACCAGTTATGCCAAACTACATTGTTTCTTGGTCTACTAACAAAGTTGTACTAAGGAACTATGAAGGTGTTATTACAACTTATAAAGAACCAGATTCATATGAATCTATTTTCTGTGATAGAAAATGTAACGACTGTAAATTACCATTAAAATTAGATGAAGGACAAGAATTTGAAGCGGTAGGTGTTACTAAATTGTTATCAGATTATGATAAATCCATATCATTAATTCCTGAAGACAATGCAAGACATCAACTGAGAGAGTCATACGAAGATAACGAATAA